The uncultured Desulfobulbus sp. genome window below encodes:
- a CDS encoding glycosyltransferase family 4 protein, whose amino-acid sequence MQHIKRIAYLAPEIPALSATFVYNEIIALQDEGFEVVSISVHTPGAPAAGVRVEALHKTTHYLYNQGLLPIAFSAIRQLIVTPREFFRTFRLLLQDLNTLRSDARLCCGLIYRFCAACNVAEILRNAHCLHLHAHFAHVPTDIAMYAAAMAGISFSFTAHANDLFERRWLLTEKIMRSKFTVTISEFNRKFMIGQGGKPNKIHVIYCGVDISRFTPTQRPKRIPPLVIGSLGRMVEKKGFDMLLKAANVLKKQGVDFRLIIAGDGPLNQKLQAIAKELNLLEVVEFSGPVTYEQVPNWLHTLDIFVLPCQQDTHGDMDGIPVVLMEAMSAGVSVVSTNISGIPELIQHGQDGFLIDQKSINSLVNSITILQLNPEIREKFAINGREKITNKFNKHTNIIKLSNYFQQILQISSDGTYVA is encoded by the coding sequence GTGCAACACATAAAACGCATCGCCTATTTAGCTCCTGAGATCCCAGCCCTTTCAGCGACCTTTGTTTATAATGAGATTATAGCACTCCAAGATGAAGGTTTTGAGGTTGTATCAATTTCAGTTCACACACCAGGGGCTCCAGCTGCAGGTGTCCGAGTTGAAGCTCTCCATAAAACGACACATTATCTGTACAATCAAGGACTACTGCCCATTGCGTTTTCTGCCATAAGACAGCTAATTGTTACACCACGTGAATTTTTCCGCACCTTTCGTCTCCTACTTCAAGATCTCAACACCCTACGATCTGATGCGCGGCTTTGCTGTGGTCTCATATATCGTTTTTGCGCGGCATGCAATGTGGCGGAAATATTGCGTAACGCACACTGCCTGCATCTCCACGCACATTTCGCGCACGTTCCAACAGACATAGCCATGTATGCCGCAGCGATGGCAGGAATTTCTTTTAGCTTCACCGCACACGCCAATGACCTCTTCGAACGGAGGTGGTTGTTAACTGAAAAAATTATGCGAAGTAAATTCACAGTTACCATTTCGGAATTCAACCGCAAATTCATGATTGGCCAAGGTGGCAAACCCAACAAAATTCACGTCATTTATTGTGGGGTCGATATTTCCCGCTTCACACCGACACAACGGCCCAAGCGGATACCTCCGCTCGTTATTGGTAGCCTTGGAAGGATGGTTGAAAAAAAAGGCTTCGATATGCTATTAAAAGCTGCCAATGTTCTAAAAAAACAAGGTGTAGATTTCCGCCTAATCATTGCTGGCGACGGACCATTAAATCAAAAACTACAGGCCATTGCCAAAGAACTTAACCTTCTTGAGGTTGTAGAATTTTCTGGTCCCGTTACCTATGAACAAGTTCCAAATTGGCTTCATACCCTAGATATATTTGTACTCCCCTGTCAGCAAGATACCCATGGCGATATGGATGGTATTCCGGTAGTGCTTATGGAGGCGATGTCTGCAGGAGTTTCGGTTGTTTCCACCAATATTTCTGGTATTCCAGAATTAATCCAGCATGGGCAAGACGGATTCTTAATCGATCAAAAATCTATAAATTCTCTTGTCAACAGCATTACCATATTGCAACTCAACCCTGAGATTCGCGAAAAATTCGCCATAAATGGAAGAGAGAAGATCACCAATAAGTTCAACAAACACACCAATATCATCAAGTTATCTAACTATTTCCAACAAATATTGCAAATATCCAGCGACGGCACGTATGTTGCTTAA
- a CDS encoding ISAs1 family transposase — MKSTKPDIASHFENLKDPRVEGKNRHLLIDIITIAICGVASGASGWEQIEIFGQAKQAWLATFLELPNGIPGHDTFRRVISRLNTKIFQECFLSWVHSVVEVTDGEIIPIDGKTLRRSHDSKSGKSAIHMVSAWAANNRLVLGQVKTEEKSNEITAIPELLKLLEIKGCIVTIDAMGCQKKIAEQIVQQGGDYVLGLKGNQGSLLKAVETIFNQADAETFNSDKFDFYQSESKGHGRHEILSHYTTDASELPMAAQWKGLRTIGVVVAERQVKNKKTTECRYYISSQESKTEFFAKAVRSHWGIENSLHYVLDVTFREDECRIRKDDAPENFAVLRHIARNLLQQEQTKMSIKQKQFRCACDNNFLAKVLAG; from the coding sequence ATGAAATCAACAAAACCAGACATAGCTTCCCATTTCGAAAACTTGAAAGATCCGAGAGTCGAAGGTAAAAACCGACACCTGCTCATCGATATTATTACCATTGCCATCTGCGGGGTAGCATCTGGTGCATCTGGCTGGGAACAAATAGAAATTTTCGGGCAAGCCAAACAAGCATGGCTCGCAACGTTTCTTGAACTCCCTAATGGTATCCCTGGGCACGATACATTTCGACGAGTCATATCTCGTCTTAATACCAAAATTTTTCAAGAATGCTTTTTGAGTTGGGTGCACTCCGTGGTCGAGGTTACTGATGGCGAAATTATCCCTATCGACGGTAAGACCTTAAGGCGGTCGCACGACTCCAAGTCGGGGAAGTCAGCCATTCATATGGTCAGTGCCTGGGCCGCGAACAATCGACTTGTTTTAGGGCAAGTCAAAACCGAAGAAAAATCAAACGAAATCACCGCAATTCCTGAACTTTTAAAACTGCTGGAAATCAAAGGCTGCATCGTGACTATTGACGCCATGGGGTGTCAAAAGAAGATAGCCGAACAGATCGTCCAACAAGGTGGTGATTACGTATTAGGCTTAAAAGGCAATCAGGGCTCATTGCTGAAAGCCGTTGAGACGATTTTCAATCAAGCAGACGCAGAGACCTTTAACAGCGATAAATTTGATTTCTACCAAAGCGAGAGCAAGGGCCATGGCCGCCATGAAATCCTCTCTCATTACACAACCGATGCCTCCGAGTTGCCAATGGCTGCACAGTGGAAGGGGCTCCGGACAATTGGTGTTGTCGTTGCAGAGCGGCAAGTAAAGAACAAAAAAACGACAGAATGCCGCTATTATATTTCGAGCCAAGAAAGCAAAACTGAATTTTTTGCCAAAGCGGTTCGCTCCCACTGGGGCATAGAAAATTCTCTTCACTATGTACTTGATGTCACATTTCGAGAAGATGAATGCCGAATCCGAAAAGACGATGCCCCCGAAAATTTTGCCGTACTGCGACATATTGCACGCAATCTTCTTCAGCAAGAGCAAACCAAAATGAGTATCAAGCAAAAACAGTTTCGATGTGCCTGCGATAATAACTTCCTCGCCAAGGTACTTGCTGGCTAG
- a CDS encoding acyltransferase family protein — translation MQDNIASKNEVGQRRNKFIDAAKGLLILLVVFGHAWRAVFNNNILRDEYVYHWVDSWIYSFHMPAFFFLAGIFAIQSSCKPWKVFIGGKLRMIAYPYLLWSVIQSVLQLLLSGSTTHSIVLKDILLIPFIPVMQYWFLYALFLIFIFFIILRQCTVRPALYLGVGVILFVVARMGLVYSCLPITFLANNFVYFATGIILSPFLLSLSTSKRFRTDLLLVLTLLAFILTAMIPMCKEHLSVQIVTWFVPVFAIPGICLTLLVVVVLQRKAHFLARFFSLLGGKSLQIFVAHTIFSAGYRIVCIKLLGIASIGIHLPGAVIAGLLGPLILVCIANRLNVRYLFTWSQ, via the coding sequence GTGCAAGACAATATAGCTAGCAAAAATGAGGTGGGGCAACGGCGGAACAAATTTATTGATGCCGCTAAAGGACTCCTTATTCTGCTTGTCGTTTTCGGGCATGCTTGGCGAGCGGTATTCAATAACAATATATTACGTGATGAATATGTCTATCACTGGGTAGATTCCTGGATATATTCATTTCACATGCCGGCCTTTTTTTTTCTAGCCGGAATTTTTGCGATACAATCCTCCTGTAAACCCTGGAAGGTTTTTATAGGAGGTAAGCTGCGTATGATTGCTTACCCTTATCTGCTTTGGTCGGTTATTCAATCTGTTTTACAGCTCTTATTATCAGGAAGCACGACCCACTCTATAGTCCTCAAGGATATTCTACTCATCCCATTTATTCCGGTAATGCAGTACTGGTTTTTATATGCACTGTTCTTGATCTTCATTTTTTTTATCATTCTGCGTCAATGTACAGTCCGCCCTGCGTTGTATCTTGGTGTAGGTGTAATTTTATTTGTAGTGGCTCGAATGGGCTTGGTTTATTCTTGTCTGCCGATTACTTTTCTCGCTAACAATTTTGTTTATTTTGCAACTGGAATTATTCTTTCTCCTTTTCTGCTCTCTTTGTCGACTAGTAAACGCTTCCGAACTGATCTGTTGCTTGTTCTTACGCTTCTCGCCTTCATTCTTACCGCAATGATACCCATGTGCAAGGAGCATTTGAGTGTACAAATAGTAACATGGTTTGTTCCTGTTTTCGCCATCCCTGGCATCTGTCTTACGCTGCTGGTAGTTGTAGTGCTCCAGCGAAAAGCTCATTTTTTAGCCAGGTTTTTCTCTCTGCTTGGAGGGAAATCTCTGCAAATATTTGTTGCTCATACAATTTTTTCTGCTGGCTACCGTATCGTCTGTATAAAATTGCTTGGTATCGCTTCAATAGGCATTCATCTCCCCGGTGCAGTGATTGCTGGCCTGCTTGGCCCTCTAATTCTTGTATGTATTGCTAATAGGCTTAATGTTCGATATCTGTTCACCTGGTCACAGTAA
- a CDS encoding exosortase C-terminal domain/associated protein EpsI, which translates to MGKQKIIKLFVLIALFLGSSLFVYLYNAPTATGKAAPLKAYLAEIPGYTASFDIDLGAEAYAMLKLDDYLFKTYSNQNGPITLYVGYYYTSNKAYAAHSPLICYPSHGWKVDEQPKTQVLQLGKHKIVYEEIVTSLGQQRELVLYWYQAREKANVKVYRNKIDMGYNKLMFNDPKHGFIRVSTPFVGDAGYDVTKKRAIRFIQTAYPFILRFANQSSKM; encoded by the coding sequence TTGGGAAAACAAAAAATAATAAAACTATTTGTGCTGATTGCCCTTTTTCTGGGGTCCAGCCTGTTTGTCTATTTATATAACGCTCCTACCGCTACAGGAAAAGCTGCCCCCCTTAAAGCGTACTTAGCAGAAATACCTGGTTATACGGCGTCTTTCGATATCGATTTGGGGGCAGAAGCGTATGCAATGCTCAAGCTAGACGATTACCTTTTCAAAACCTATAGTAACCAAAATGGTCCGATAACGCTTTATGTTGGCTATTATTATACCTCGAATAAAGCATATGCTGCCCACTCCCCGTTGATTTGTTACCCTAGTCATGGCTGGAAAGTTGACGAGCAACCGAAAACACAGGTGCTGCAATTAGGGAAACATAAAATTGTCTACGAGGAAATCGTGACATCACTTGGCCAACAGCGAGAATTGGTTTTGTATTGGTACCAGGCGCGGGAAAAGGCAAATGTGAAGGTATATCGTAACAAAATTGATATGGGGTATAATAAGCTGATGTTTAATGACCCCAAGCATGGATTTATCCGGGTATCAACGCCGTTTGTTGGCGATGCCGGTTATGATGTCACGAAGAAGAGAGCGATAAGATTTATTCAGACCGCTTATCCTTTCATACTACGATTCGCTAACCAGTCATCGAAAATGTAA
- a CDS encoding exosortase/archaeosortase family protein, which produces MRERRAILLGLVACILFGVAYWPVFKILFAKWADSEEYSHAFLTLPIILYIAYQAKDKLIGLSPRFSWLGGGILGISSICYFFSLLTEVHTVIALSMYLTIVGALIFLFGIQALRVFFTPLLLLLMLIPFPDQLYIQLTFPLQLKVSQMSAAIVDWVGIPVFRAGNVLTIPEKSFEVIEACSGLRSVITLLTLSVIMGFFVLRQVWSKVILIAISVPVAIVVNLIRVVSIILLFHFFGLDLYQGTLHTLTGLVIFGLALAVLFWAGRILEFWENKK; this is translated from the coding sequence ATGAGGGAACGTCGTGCTATATTGCTGGGGCTTGTAGCCTGTATTTTGTTTGGGGTGGCCTATTGGCCAGTTTTTAAGATTCTCTTTGCAAAATGGGCAGATTCTGAAGAGTACTCGCATGCTTTTCTTACGCTTCCCATAATTTTGTATATAGCTTATCAAGCAAAAGACAAATTGATTGGTCTCTCCCCCAGATTCAGCTGGCTGGGGGGAGGGATCCTTGGCATCTCATCTATCTGTTATTTTTTCAGCCTACTGACTGAAGTCCACACTGTCATTGCATTATCGATGTATCTGACTATCGTCGGAGCACTGATTTTTTTGTTCGGCATCCAGGCGTTGCGGGTATTTTTTACGCCCCTGCTCCTCCTCCTCATGCTGATTCCTTTCCCTGATCAACTCTACATTCAACTAACCTTCCCCCTGCAGCTTAAAGTCTCGCAAATGAGTGCTGCCATCGTGGACTGGGTAGGGATCCCTGTTTTTCGCGCAGGGAATGTTTTGACCATTCCAGAAAAAAGTTTTGAGGTAATCGAGGCCTGCAGTGGGTTACGCTCGGTCATAACTCTGCTCACGTTGAGCGTTATCATGGGATTTTTTGTTCTGCGACAGGTGTGGAGCAAAGTGATCCTTATAGCCATTAGCGTGCCAGTGGCGATAGTCGTTAATTTGATACGTGTTGTCTCGATTATACTGTTATTTCATTTCTTTGGGTTGGATTTGTATCAGGGAACACTGCATACTTTGACAGGTCTGGTCATTTTTGGCCTTGCCCTGGCTGTTCTTTTTTGGGCGGGGAGGATTTTGGAATTTTGGGAAAACAAAAAATAA
- a CDS encoding fibronectin type III domain-containing protein: MKRAWFMVGCLLFTGFVADSATCLAQDYTFNWTANEEPVDGYKLYYKKGGTATAPFDGTEAGDGPSPITLGNVTTYTITGLDANAIYHFTLTAFIGTEESGYSSIITINPTEAVSALPIPQLLDIHYVQ; the protein is encoded by the coding sequence ATGAAGCGTGCATGGTTCATGGTAGGATGTTTGCTTTTTACTGGGTTCGTTGCTGACTCGGCAACCTGTTTAGCCCAGGACTATACGTTCAATTGGACCGCAAATGAGGAGCCTGTCGACGGCTACAAGCTGTACTACAAAAAAGGGGGGACCGCTACAGCCCCCTTTGATGGCACGGAGGCAGGCGATGGGCCATCGCCTATAACCTTAGGTAACGTGACGACATACACTATTACGGGCCTGGATGCCAATGCCATCTACCATTTTACCTTGACAGCCTTTATCGGTACAGAAGAGAGCGGTTATTCATCTATAATAACTATTAACCCTACTGAAGCAGTTTCGGCTCTGCCAATCCCACAGCTTCTCGATATCCATTACGTGCAGTAG
- a CDS encoding PKD domain-containing protein, with product MKRFILPRYEIRAQMVFWGTLLIATSASAVDFSGSLKEVTITDVLNANSPPVAQLSTAVDGKTVTFDASGSTDTDGTIEKYVWDFGDGSSAEGVSSTHQFLSSSATVTLTVTDNNGGVAIKQVALSLYTESFDVIVDDADAANFSTVGTWGDSTFHPDYYGTGYKFTDKGDGASQATWSFSVPVAGNYTLYSHMSATGSSRSSKAPFVIMNNTTSLGAVYINQQTGSGEFVTLGTYPLEAGEVKVTLSSAPDGYVIADAVKLTYNP from the coding sequence ATGAAACGGTTTATTCTCCCCCGATACGAAATTCGCGCCCAGATGGTATTTTGGGGAACCCTGCTAATTGCGACCTCTGCTTCAGCGGTTGATTTTTCAGGAAGCCTTAAAGAGGTGACCATTACCGATGTTTTGAATGCAAATTCACCTCCTGTTGCCCAATTGTCTACTGCAGTTGATGGTAAAACAGTTACTTTTGATGCCTCAGGATCAACCGATACAGATGGAACAATTGAAAAATATGTATGGGATTTTGGAGATGGATCAAGTGCAGAAGGAGTCTCATCCACGCATCAATTTTTATCTAGCTCTGCTACTGTGACCTTGACAGTGACGGACAATAATGGCGGTGTGGCAATAAAGCAGGTGGCTCTTTCCTTATATACAGAATCCTTTGATGTAATTGTTGATGATGCAGATGCTGCAAATTTTTCAACTGTTGGTACCTGGGGGGATTCTACCTTTCATCCTGATTATTATGGAACAGGGTATAAGTTTACTGATAAAGGAGATGGAGCATCCCAGGCTACATGGTCTTTCTCGGTTCCTGTCGCAGGAAATTATACACTATACAGCCATATGTCGGCTACTGGAAGTAGTAGGAGTTCTAAAGCGCCATTCGTAATTATGAATAATACAACATCACTCGGTGCAGTGTATATAAATCAGCAGACTGGTTCTGGGGAATTTGTTACATTGGGTACTTATCCTCTCGAAGCTGGGGAGGTAAAGGTTACATTGTCAAGTGCACCTGATGGCTATGTAATAGCTGATGCCGTCAAACTGACCTACAATCCTTGA